From Triticum aestivum cultivar Chinese Spring chromosome 7B, IWGSC CS RefSeq v2.1, whole genome shotgun sequence:
CATTTTCCATATGAACAACATTTATGTACAACATATTCGAAATCGAACAAAGGTGGGAAGGAATTTTATTCATACCTCTGCGTTCCAATCCGTTCTCCACACTATGAAGATCAAAATCAGTGTCTGAAGTGCAATCCCACAAAGCATGCCGGCCCAAATCCCCTAAAATCACAACCAATGTCGCAAAATTCATAACCAAAATTATCGTGGAATCACACCCCAAACATTCTTCTTCTTTTTAAATTTTGCAATTTGCAGTAGAGTTTAAATGACAAAACCAATTACCCCAACTCCGTAGCTGAACTTGTAGCCGAGAAGATACCCCAGTGGCAGCCCGAAGATGTAGTAACAGCCCAGGTTGATGTATGCGACAAGGCCCTGCCACCCTCCTCCAATGGCGACCCCTGAATAAGATGAGGTTGAGCAGACATGAACAAAATTACAAAATGAAACTAGCAATGGTGTGAGGGTAAGAAAAGAAACATGCCTGAAAGCACGGGCTGCACGCTGTTGAGCACCATGGTGAGGCCGAGCAGCCCCGCGATCCTGGAGACGGCGTGCTGGAGCTCCGAGTCGGTGGTGTAGATGACGGAGAAGCTGTCCCTGAAGACGAGCACGAGGGCCATGCAGAGCAGCCCGATGAGCAGCGACTCGCCGACGACGACCATGACCGCGTGCTTCGCCGCCCTCGGCCGGCCGGAGCCCAGCTCGTTGGACACCCGAACGCTGATGGCGGCGTTGAGGCCGATGAAGATCATGCCCTCCCATCCGTTCACATTCATGCTGCAAAGCCACAAATGTGTCAGATGGACAGCCATGAAAATGTAACGGGTTTTGGTAACGAGTGTCAAGTAGTACCAGATGCCGAGGGAGTCGACGGCGATCTGGGCGCCCTGGAGGTGGCCGGTGAGGACGGTGATCATGCCGATGTACCAGATCTCGAGGCAGAGCATGACGGCGGACTCGAGCGAGAGGCGGACGAAGGCCCACATGTCGCTGAACGCGGCCGCGGACCAGCCCCGCCAGCCGTCCCGGCACCAGCCGACGATGTAGGCGGCCTGGGCGAGCGCGATGGCCCAGAGCGAGACGTcgtaggcggcggcggcgccggggaggccccggccgaggacggcgacgaggaggTAGGTGAGCGCGGCGTGGAAGCCGAGCCCGGCCACGCCGACCCAGGCCAGCACCAGCACCTTGCGCTGCGCCTGCAGGAACTTGGCGGTGGGGAAGTTGACGGCGAAGGAGAGCGCGCCGGGCAGGATGCGGAGCGCGAACCGCGCCGCCTCGCGCGCCACGGCGGcgtcctggccgatggcgaggagCAGCGGCTCGGCGAGGGCGTAGAAGGGCACCATGAGGAGGGAGGCGGCGATGAGCACGATCCAGGAGCGCTGCAGGTAGACGCCCAGCATGGCCACCTGGCCGGCGCCGAACGCCTGCCCGCACAGCGTCTCCAGCGCGCTCCCCATGCCCAGCTGCATGCATGCCGGTGCCGGTCAGCAATGGCGccggggagaagagaggggaggaggagaggagatgggtGGGGGGTGGGCACGTACGAGGAATCCGAAGGAGAAGGTGGAGAAGACGGAGAGGCctatggaggcggcggcgaggggcagGTTGCCGAGGTGGCCGACGAAGGCGGTGGTGACGGAGCTGACGGCGAAGAGGCTGAGCGTGGCGATGGCGATGGGCGTGCCGATGCCCCACAGGCGCCGCGACTCCTCCCAGACCATCCGCGCCGCCTCCCCCGCGGTGCGCACCGCCGCCGCGTCGTCGCCGCCGGTCCCCATCGTCGGCAGGTTCGCTGCAGCAGCTGTCAGCGGTCTGCGTCGGCCCTCGGCTATCCATCCAGGTATCTATACTCCACGCTCCGAGGAGGGAACGGAGGGCGACCGCCGGTAGGTAACAGCTACCCGCGCGCGCGCGAGCGAGAGTACCTACTACCTACCCgttgcgcgcgcgcgcgtgcacggGCGTTTGTCGAGACATCGAACAGATCCTTAGATAGGATAGGATGCATGTGTTTATCTCTTGAGCGGCATCTGTGAATCTGCTGAAAACCGAATCGATGCAGCACGTGAAGAACTAGTAGTACTTTCATTGTTACCCCGAAAGAAATTACAGCAAATCTGCTGCACTTATTACCAGACTTTGGTGCCCAAAGGCATGCACGGTCTCGAATCTCATATAGGGTCAACAAGCCATTACATTACAGGATGGTTAATAAATCCATACCACAAAATGAGAAACTTATACTCCccccgatccaaaataagtgtcgcagttcTAAACTGgggttagttcaaaactgcaacccTTATTTTGGATCAGAGGTAGTAATACAATCCGTAGTAGTACTCAACAACAAGGATCGGCTGCTGTATGCATGCCCTACAACAACAAACAAAAGAACATAGATCCGTCTGTTAACATTTACACACACAGGTGGTCTAAAGCTACTGGCAATCTCATGTATCATTTAGGGCATGATGATACATTTCACGTAGTCGAGGCGGGCATCAATCATATGCCATATCGAGTTCGGAAACACCCTTAGCGGCCTGCGGGGTGCCTGTT
This genomic window contains:
- the LOC123160178 gene encoding protein DETOXIFICATION 34; the protein is MGTGGDDAAAVRTAGEAARMVWEESRRLWGIGTPIAIATLSLFAVSSVTTAFVGHLGNLPLAAASIGLSVFSTFSFGFLLGMGSALETLCGQAFGAGQVAMLGVYLQRSWIVLIAASLLMVPFYALAEPLLLAIGQDAAVAREAARFALRILPGALSFAVNFPTAKFLQAQRKVLVLAWVGVAGLGFHAALTYLLVAVLGRGLPGAAAAYDVSLWAIALAQAAYIVGWCRDGWRGWSAAAFSDMWAFVRLSLESAVMLCLEIWYIGMITVLTGHLQGAQIAVDSLGICMNVNGWEGMIFIGLNAAISVRVSNELGSGRPRAAKHAVMVVVGESLLIGLLCMALVLVFRDSFSVIYTTDSELQHAVSRIAGLLGLTMVLNSVQPVLSGVAIGGGWQGLVAYINLGCYYIFGLPLGYLLGYKFSYGVGGIWAGMLCGIALQTLILIFIVWRTDWNAEAALASSRVRKWGGADVTKPLLE